The Streptomyces sp. NBC_01268 genome window below encodes:
- a CDS encoding thiolase domain-containing protein: MSREVAIVAFAQTDHARRTDELSEVEMVMPVLHDVLRQTGLKTSDIGFTCSGSSDYLAGRAFSFTMALDGVGAWPPISESHVEMDGAWALYEAWVKLLTGEADTALVYAYGKSSPGSVRDVLTRQLDPYYVAPLWPDSVALAALQARALIDAGETDEPALARIAARSREDAAANPHAQLPGARPQGDYVVAPLRTGDCPPIGDGAAAVILAAGDKARELCARPAWITGMDHRIEAHSLGVRDLTDAPSVRLAAERAGAFDPARPPLDTAELHAPFSSQEVVLRKALGLGDEVRVNPSGGALAANPVMAAGLIRLGEAAARIHRGASDRALAHATSGPCLQQNLVAVLEGDSHE, from the coding sequence GTGAGCCGAGAAGTGGCGATCGTCGCCTTCGCCCAGACCGACCACGCCCGGCGCACCGACGAACTCTCCGAAGTCGAGATGGTCATGCCGGTCCTCCACGACGTGCTGCGGCAGACCGGCCTGAAGACCTCCGACATCGGCTTCACCTGCTCCGGCTCCTCCGACTACCTGGCCGGCCGCGCCTTCTCCTTCACCATGGCCCTGGACGGCGTGGGCGCCTGGCCGCCGATCTCCGAGTCGCACGTCGAGATGGACGGCGCCTGGGCCCTGTACGAGGCCTGGGTGAAACTGCTCACCGGCGAGGCGGACACCGCGCTCGTCTACGCCTACGGCAAGTCCTCGCCCGGCTCCGTGCGCGACGTCCTGACCCGCCAGCTCGACCCGTACTACGTGGCACCGCTGTGGCCCGACTCCGTCGCCCTCGCCGCCCTGCAGGCACGCGCCCTGATCGACGCCGGGGAGACGGACGAACCGGCGCTCGCCCGGATCGCCGCCCGCAGCCGCGAGGACGCCGCCGCCAACCCCCACGCCCAGCTCCCCGGGGCCCGCCCCCAGGGCGACTACGTCGTCGCGCCGCTGCGCACCGGCGACTGCCCGCCCATCGGCGACGGCGCGGCAGCCGTGATCCTCGCCGCCGGCGACAAGGCGCGCGAGCTGTGTGCGCGGCCCGCCTGGATCACCGGAATGGACCACCGCATCGAGGCCCACTCCCTCGGCGTGCGCGACCTCACCGACGCGCCCTCCGTCCGGCTCGCCGCCGAACGCGCCGGAGCCTTCGACCCGGCCCGCCCGCCGCTCGACACCGCCGAACTCCACGCGCCGTTCTCCTCCCAGGAGGTCGTGCTGCGCAAGGCCCTCGGCCTCGGGGACGAGGTCCGGGTCAACCCGTCCGGCGGGGCGCTCGCCGCCAACCCGGTGATGGCCGCCGGCCTCATCCGGCTCGGCGAGGCCGCCGCCCGCATCCACCGCGGCGCCTCGGACCGCGCCCTCGCCCACGCCACCTCCGGGCCCTGCCTCCAGCAGAACCTGGTCGCCGTCCTGGAAGGGGACTCGCATGAGTAA
- a CDS encoding crotonase/enoyl-CoA hydratase family protein: MGGSTEHLTVRREGATLVLTLNRPEAKNALSLPMLVGLYDGWLEADADDTIRSVVLTGAGGSFCAGMDLKALAGKGMEGEAYRDRMTADPDLHWKAMLRHHRPRKPVIAAVEGHCVAGGTEILQGTDIRVAGASATFGLFEVRRGLFPIGGSTVRLPRQIPRTHALEMLLTGRPYTADEALRIGLVGSVVPDGTTLDAALEIAERINACGPLAVEAVKASVYETAEMTEEEGLAAELKRGWPIFATADAKEGAKAFAEKRAPVYRRE, translated from the coding sequence ATGGGCGGCAGCACCGAGCACCTCACCGTGCGGCGCGAAGGCGCCACGCTCGTACTCACCCTCAATCGGCCCGAGGCCAAGAACGCCCTCTCGCTGCCGATGCTGGTCGGCCTCTACGACGGCTGGCTGGAAGCCGACGCCGACGACACGATCCGCTCCGTCGTCCTCACCGGCGCCGGCGGCAGCTTCTGCGCCGGGATGGACCTCAAGGCACTGGCCGGCAAGGGCATGGAGGGCGAGGCGTACCGGGACCGCATGACCGCGGACCCCGACCTGCACTGGAAGGCGATGCTGCGCCACCATCGCCCCCGCAAACCCGTGATCGCCGCCGTCGAGGGCCACTGCGTCGCCGGCGGCACCGAGATCCTGCAGGGCACCGACATCCGCGTCGCCGGGGCCTCCGCGACCTTCGGCCTCTTCGAGGTCCGCCGCGGCCTCTTCCCGATCGGCGGCTCCACGGTCCGCCTGCCCCGGCAGATCCCGCGCACCCACGCCCTGGAGATGCTCCTCACCGGCCGCCCCTACACGGCCGACGAGGCCCTCCGGATCGGCCTCGTGGGCAGCGTCGTCCCCGACGGCACCACCCTCGACGCGGCCCTGGAGATCGCCGAACGGATCAACGCCTGCGGGCCGCTGGCCGTCGAGGCGGTCAAGGCCTCCGTCTACGAGACCGCGGAGATGACGGAGGAGGAGGGCCTGGCGGCCGAACTGAAGCGCGGCTGGCCGATCTTCGCCACCGCGGACGCCAAGGAGGGGGCGAAGGCCTTCGCGGAGAAGCGCGCGCCGGTGTACCGGCGCGAATGA
- a CDS encoding ATP-binding protein has protein sequence MAVHTGRSGARGFGLFEREAELAAAEEALNLLTGREAVGPPLRLVREAEDGGEGSEGGAVGESGRGGARNERGEVKVAVRTPPPPRSPRTPQPHPAAAPQPTQPTHPRRGGVLAYAAPAGLGKTTLLAEIRRSAAAKGCTVLSARGGDQEQRVAFHVARQLLQPQLAAASRTELTERLGGWYDIVGPALGLCTAAEGSPPDPQGLRDGLDWVLTHLAVRRAPLVVVLDDAHWADPESLGWLSAFAPRAEDLPMLLVVAYRPDELPESGAEFTGRRSGQRPLGLEPLTSEAIASLVRDRVGAHADDAFCQECWAVTSGNPFEAVELAARVRDRGLEPTADRAHALRDLAAAVKGSGLIAQIEAFGTSTVRLAWACAVLGTEISPQLAGAVAGLGAEEVARCAERLRDARVLAPAAQAVRDAEPGSDTLEFVHPLIATAVYDAIPAATRVALHGQAAWCVVDAGLGSTTAARHLVETHPEGDPWVVQHLRTAAQETLRAGAPDTARRYLARALREPPDQDERAAVLFELGCASLLTEPATTVNHLRAALEEPVADPALRHGIVYRLSQVLAHSDRLVEASELLGRESRLTTDARSRLRMQSEKFMWDAFRADEPDSPARSRRLARLADRLTGRDLTERYIIGLRAWDATLRAEPSGVGVGHADRALEGGLSWADESRGFEVPVLVALTFLYADRPGRAEELFAAGTAEFERQGWRGAHLSFAYTLLGYIRYRRGRLVEAEDFVRAGLRLAERVGPRTPAEWYAVGVMIEVLLARGRTEEAERVARAHDFGEPFPAAVTFPDSQTVHGELLLATGRTEEAAAELAAVGRRLDPRGMRNPAWCPWQLHLALAEACETPERARETALAGVARARQYGAPSAIGQALRVTAEVSGEADRVKLLEESVDWLERSPAAYELARSLVALGAALRRTGRTAEAAEHLYRGLETAQSCGADGLVDDARSELAAAGLRPRTLHPTGTDTLTVRERSAAELTARGEDPAVVLGLDHAAVTRLLSAVYRKLGTDPAGLAQALTSGRP, from the coding sequence ATGGCAGTACACACCGGCAGGTCCGGGGCCCGTGGCTTCGGCCTGTTCGAGCGCGAGGCCGAACTGGCGGCGGCCGAGGAGGCCCTGAACCTGCTGACGGGTCGGGAAGCCGTCGGACCACCCCTCCGACTCGTACGGGAAGCCGAAGACGGCGGGGAGGGCTCCGAGGGCGGAGCGGTGGGGGAGTCCGGACGCGGCGGCGCCCGGAACGAGCGCGGCGAAGTGAAGGTCGCGGTCCGGACACCCCCACCCCCGCGGAGCCCCCGGACCCCGCAGCCCCACCCGGCCGCAGCCCCGCAGCCGACGCAGCCCACCCACCCCCGCCGAGGCGGCGTCCTCGCCTACGCGGCCCCCGCCGGCCTGGGCAAGACCACCCTCCTGGCCGAGATCCGCCGCAGCGCCGCCGCCAAGGGCTGCACCGTGCTCTCCGCCCGGGGCGGCGACCAGGAGCAGCGCGTGGCCTTCCACGTGGCCCGCCAGCTCCTCCAGCCCCAACTGGCCGCAGCCTCCCGCACGGAGCTGACGGAGCGCCTGGGCGGCTGGTACGACATCGTCGGCCCCGCCCTGGGCCTGTGCACCGCCGCCGAGGGGTCGCCGCCGGACCCGCAGGGCCTGCGGGACGGCCTGGACTGGGTCCTCACCCATCTCGCGGTCCGCCGCGCCCCGCTCGTCGTCGTCCTCGACGACGCCCACTGGGCCGACCCGGAGTCCCTGGGCTGGCTGTCCGCCTTCGCGCCCCGCGCGGAGGACCTCCCGATGCTGCTCGTCGTCGCCTACCGGCCCGACGAACTACCTGAATCCGGCGCCGAGTTCACCGGCCGCCGCTCCGGCCAGCGCCCCCTCGGCCTGGAGCCGCTGACCTCCGAGGCCATCGCGAGCCTGGTCCGCGACCGGGTGGGCGCCCACGCCGACGACGCCTTCTGCCAGGAGTGCTGGGCCGTCACGTCAGGCAACCCCTTCGAAGCCGTCGAACTGGCGGCCAGGGTCCGCGACCGGGGCCTGGAGCCCACCGCGGACCGCGCCCACGCGCTGCGGGACCTCGCCGCGGCCGTCAAGGGCAGCGGCCTGATCGCCCAGATCGAGGCCTTCGGCACGTCGACCGTGCGCCTCGCCTGGGCCTGCGCCGTCCTCGGCACGGAGATCTCCCCGCAGCTCGCCGGCGCCGTCGCCGGACTGGGCGCCGAGGAGGTCGCCCGCTGCGCCGAACGCCTCCGCGACGCCCGGGTGCTCGCCCCGGCCGCCCAGGCCGTCCGGGACGCCGAACCCGGCTCCGACACCCTGGAGTTCGTCCACCCCCTGATCGCGACCGCCGTCTACGACGCCATCCCCGCCGCCACGCGCGTCGCCCTGCACGGCCAGGCCGCCTGGTGCGTCGTGGACGCCGGGCTCGGCTCCACCACCGCCGCCCGCCACCTCGTCGAGACCCACCCGGAGGGCGACCCCTGGGTGGTGCAGCACCTGCGCACCGCCGCCCAGGAGACGCTGCGGGCCGGCGCCCCCGACACCGCCCGGCGCTACCTGGCCCGCGCCCTGCGCGAACCTCCGGACCAGGACGAGCGGGCGGCCGTCCTCTTCGAGCTCGGCTGCGCCTCCCTCCTCACGGAGCCGGCCACGACCGTCAACCATCTGCGCGCCGCCCTGGAGGAGCCGGTCGCCGACCCGGCGCTGCGGCACGGCATCGTGTACCGGCTGTCCCAGGTCCTGGCCCACAGCGACCGGCTGGTGGAGGCGTCCGAGCTGCTCGGCAGGGAGTCCCGGCTGACGACGGACGCCCGCAGCAGACTGCGGATGCAGTCGGAGAAGTTCATGTGGGACGCCTTCCGCGCCGACGAGCCCGACTCACCCGCCCGCTCCCGCCGTCTCGCCCGGCTGGCCGACCGGCTCACCGGCCGGGACCTCACGGAGCGCTACATCATCGGCCTGCGCGCCTGGGACGCGACCCTGCGCGCCGAGCCGTCCGGCGTCGGGGTCGGTCACGCCGATCGGGCGCTGGAGGGCGGCCTCAGCTGGGCCGACGAGAGCCGCGGCTTCGAGGTCCCGGTCCTCGTCGCCCTCACCTTCCTCTACGCCGACCGGCCGGGCCGCGCCGAGGAGCTGTTCGCCGCCGGCACGGCCGAGTTCGAGCGCCAGGGCTGGCGCGGCGCCCACCTCTCCTTCGCGTACACGCTCCTCGGCTACATCCGCTACCGCCGCGGCCGTCTCGTCGAGGCCGAGGACTTCGTCCGCGCGGGCCTGCGGCTCGCCGAGCGCGTCGGGCCCCGGACCCCCGCCGAGTGGTACGCCGTGGGCGTGATGATCGAGGTGCTGCTCGCCCGGGGCCGTACGGAGGAGGCCGAGCGGGTGGCCCGCGCCCACGACTTCGGGGAGCCCTTCCCGGCCGCCGTCACCTTCCCCGACTCCCAGACCGTCCACGGCGAACTGCTCCTGGCCACCGGCCGCACCGAGGAGGCCGCCGCCGAGCTCGCCGCCGTCGGCCGCCGCCTCGACCCGCGCGGCATGCGCAACCCCGCCTGGTGCCCGTGGCAGCTGCACCTCGCCCTCGCCGAGGCCTGCGAGACCCCCGAGCGAGCCCGTGAAACGGCCCTCGCGGGCGTCGCCAGGGCCCGCCAGTACGGCGCGCCCTCCGCGATCGGCCAGGCGCTCCGCGTCACCGCCGAGGTCTCGGGCGAGGCCGACCGGGTCAAGCTGCTGGAGGAGTCGGTCGACTGGCTGGAGCGCTCGCCCGCCGCGTACGAGCTGGCCCGCTCCCTCGTGGCCCTCGGCGCGGCGCTGCGCCGCACGGGCCGCACCGCCGAGGCGGCGGAGCACCTCTACCGGGGCCTGGAGACCGCGCAGAGCTGCGGCGCCGACGGCCTCGTCGACGACGCCAGGTCCGAGCTGGCCGCCGCGGGACTGCGCCCCCGTACGCTCCACCCGACGGGGACCGACACGCTGACCGTCCGCGAGCGCAGCGCGGCCGAGCTGACCGCCCGCGGCGAGGACCCGGCCGTCGTCCTGGGCCTGGACCACGCGGCCGTCACCCGGCTCCTTTCGGCCGTCTACCGCAAGCTGGGCACCGACCCGGCGGGACTCGCCCAGGCCCTGACCAGTGGCAGGCCGTGA
- a CDS encoding thiolase domain-containing protein gives MSKEPVAIVGIGQTKHVAARRDVSMAGLVREAALRALEDAGLTWSDIDAVVIGKAPDFFEGVMMPELYLADALGAVGKPMLRVHTAGSVGGSTALVAANLVAARVHGTVLTLAFEKQSESNAMWGLSLPVPFQQPLLAGAGGFFAPHVRAYMRRTGAPDAIGSLVAYKDRRNALKNPYAHLHEHDITLEKVQSSPMLWDPIRYSETCPSSDGACAMILTDRAGAARSPRPPAWVHGGAMRSEPTLFAGKDFVSPQAGRDCAADVYRQAGITDPRREIDAVEMYVPFSWYEPMWLENLGFAEEGEGWKLTEAGVTELDGDLPVNPSGGVLSTNPIGASGMIRFAEAALQVRGQAGEHQIEGARKALGHAYGGGAQFFAMWLVGADRPTS, from the coding sequence ATGAGTAAGGAGCCCGTCGCGATCGTCGGGATCGGCCAGACCAAGCACGTCGCCGCCCGCCGGGACGTCTCCATGGCCGGGCTGGTCCGCGAGGCCGCCCTGCGCGCCCTGGAGGACGCCGGCCTGACCTGGTCGGACATCGACGCCGTCGTCATCGGCAAGGCCCCCGACTTCTTCGAGGGCGTGATGATGCCGGAGCTCTACCTGGCCGACGCCCTCGGCGCGGTCGGCAAACCGATGCTGCGCGTGCACACGGCGGGCTCGGTCGGCGGCTCCACCGCCCTGGTGGCGGCCAACCTCGTGGCGGCCCGCGTGCACGGCACCGTGCTGACCCTGGCCTTCGAGAAGCAGTCCGAGTCCAACGCCATGTGGGGCCTGTCCCTGCCCGTCCCGTTCCAGCAGCCGCTGCTCGCCGGGGCCGGCGGCTTCTTCGCCCCGCACGTGCGCGCCTACATGCGCCGCACGGGCGCCCCCGACGCGATCGGCTCGCTCGTCGCGTACAAGGACCGCCGCAACGCCCTCAAGAACCCGTACGCGCACCTCCACGAGCACGACATCACCCTGGAGAAGGTCCAGTCCTCGCCGATGCTGTGGGACCCGATCCGCTACTCCGAGACCTGCCCCTCCTCGGACGGCGCCTGCGCCATGATCCTCACCGACCGGGCGGGCGCGGCCCGCTCGCCCCGGCCGCCCGCGTGGGTGCACGGCGGCGCCATGCGCAGCGAGCCGACCCTCTTCGCGGGCAAGGACTTCGTCTCCCCGCAGGCCGGCCGCGACTGCGCCGCCGACGTCTACCGGCAGGCCGGGATCACCGACCCGCGCCGCGAGATCGACGCGGTGGAGATGTACGTGCCGTTCTCCTGGTACGAGCCGATGTGGCTGGAGAACCTGGGCTTCGCCGAAGAGGGCGAAGGCTGGAAACTCACCGAGGCGGGCGTCACGGAACTGGACGGCGACCTCCCGGTGAACCCGTCCGGCGGAGTCCTGTCGACGAACCCCATCGGAGCCTCCGGCATGATCCGCTTCGCCGAGGCGGCCCTCCAGGTCCGGGGCCAGGCGGGAGAACACCAGATAGAAGGAGCCCGAAAGGCCCTGGGCCACGCGTACGGAGGCGGCGCCCAGTTCTTCGCGATGTGGCTGGTGGGCGCGGACCGTCCCACGAGCTGA
- a CDS encoding ACT domain-containing protein — MSAERDLTRLVAGMRPELHPGRYVFTTVDGPAPAGVAPVATVTEREGLTMVVRQEDADAASLAYDYVAGWITLRVHSALDAVGLTAAVARELARAGLSCNVVAGFHHDHLFVEHARADEALAALNALSERASGAFT; from the coding sequence ATGAGTGCAGAGCGCGATCTGACCCGGCTGGTGGCCGGGATGCGTCCGGAGCTCCACCCCGGCCGCTACGTCTTCACCACCGTGGACGGCCCCGCACCCGCGGGCGTCGCCCCGGTCGCCACCGTCACCGAACGCGAGGGGCTGACGATGGTCGTACGCCAGGAGGACGCCGACGCGGCCTCGCTGGCGTACGACTACGTGGCGGGCTGGATCACCCTGCGCGTCCACTCCGCCCTGGACGCGGTGGGCCTGACCGCGGCGGTGGCGCGAGAGCTGGCCCGGGCGGGCCTGAGCTGCAACGTGGTGGCGGGCTTCCACCACGACCACCTGTTCGTGGAACACGCAAGGGCGGACGAGGCGTTGGCCGCCCTGAACGCCCTGTCGGAACGGGCGTCCGGCGCATTCACATGA
- a CDS encoding Zn-ribbon domain-containing OB-fold protein, whose translation MTSAPETLSAPLVVEFPFTRSLGPVQSAFLTGLRERTLLGVRTEAGRVLVPPVEYDPETAAELRELVELPTTGTVTTWAWNPDPRPQQPLATPFAWVLVRPDGADSALLHALDAPGPEAVHTGMRVRIRWAAERQGALTDIACFEPYEGAGTPDEAAPRAHDGRFEDPVTGIVAHARLDYTYSPGRAQTGYLQGLAERRTVGERCPSCAKVYVPPRGACPTCGVATTDRVEVGPRGTVTTYCIVNIKAKNLDIEVPYVYAHIALDGAGLALHGRIGGIPYDQVRMGLRVEPVWSEDGRYPDHYRPTGEPDADYDTYKELL comes from the coding sequence GTGACATCCGCCCCCGAAACGCTCTCCGCGCCGCTCGTCGTCGAGTTCCCCTTCACCCGCTCCCTCGGCCCCGTCCAGTCCGCCTTCCTCACCGGGCTGCGCGAGCGCACCCTGCTCGGCGTGCGCACCGAGGCGGGCCGGGTCCTCGTACCGCCCGTCGAGTACGACCCCGAGACCGCCGCCGAACTCCGCGAGCTCGTCGAGCTCCCGACCACCGGCACCGTCACCACCTGGGCCTGGAACCCCGACCCCCGCCCCCAACAGCCCCTCGCGACCCCCTTCGCCTGGGTACTGGTCCGGCCCGACGGCGCCGACTCGGCCCTCCTGCACGCCCTCGACGCGCCCGGCCCCGAGGCCGTGCACACCGGCATGCGGGTCCGGATCCGCTGGGCCGCCGAACGGCAGGGCGCCCTCACCGACATCGCCTGCTTCGAACCGTACGAAGGCGCCGGCACCCCCGACGAGGCCGCGCCCCGCGCCCACGACGGCCGGTTCGAGGACCCCGTCACCGGCATCGTGGCCCACGCCCGCCTCGACTACACGTACAGCCCCGGCCGCGCCCAGACCGGCTACCTCCAGGGACTCGCCGAGCGCCGCACCGTCGGCGAACGCTGCCCGTCCTGCGCCAAGGTCTACGTCCCGCCCCGCGGCGCCTGCCCCACCTGCGGCGTCGCCACCACCGACCGCGTCGAGGTCGGCCCGCGCGGCACGGTCACCACGTACTGCATCGTCAACATCAAGGCGAAGAACCTGGACATCGAAGTCCCCTACGTCTACGCCCACATCGCGCTCGACGGCGCGGGGCTCGCCCTGCACGGCCGGATCGGCGGCATCCCCTACGACCAGGTGCGCATGGGCCTGCGCGTCGAACCCGTGTGGAGCGAGGACGGCCGCTACCCCGACCACTACCGCCCCACCGGGGAGCCGGACGCCGACTACGACACGTACAAGGAGCTGCTGTGA